One Skermanella pratensis genomic window, TTGGTCACGATCACCGGCCGGCCCATGGCCTGGGCCTCGACGATGACACGGCCGAAGGCCTCCGGATCGCTCGACGCGGAGACCACCACGTCGGCCAGCATATAGGCGGCCGCCATGTCGTTGCAGTGGTCCACCAGCCGGACGACGCCCTCCAGCCCCAGGCGGCGCACCTGCTCCTCCAACTCCTGGCGATAGCCGGCGCGGCCCTGGTCGGAGCCGACCATCAGGCAGCACACGTCCTTGCGGCCCAGCCGGGCGAGCGCGTCGATCAGCACGGTCTGGCCCTTCCACCGGGTCAGCCGGCCCGGCAGCATGATCACCTGGTGCCCGTCGGGCAGCCGCCACGCCCGGGCCAGCTGGATCACCCGCTCGGGGCTGACCCGGTCGGGGGCGAAGCTGCCGGCGTCGATGCCGCGGTGGATCACCCGGATGCGGTCCGGGTCGATCCGGTAGTTGGCCAGGATATGGTCGCGGATGAACTCCGAGATGGCGATCACCCGATCGCCCCGCGCCATGACCGAATTGTAGAACAGCTTCGACTTGCCCGAGAAATTGTAAGGGGCATGGAAGGTCGTCATGAACGGCACGCCGGTCCGCCGCGCGGCGCCAAAGGCGCTCCAGGCCGGCGCCCGGCTGCGGGCGTGGACGATGTCGACCCTGTGCTCGCGGATGATCCGGCTGAGCCGGTCGACGTTGCGCCACAGGGTCAGGGGATTCTTGCTGTCGAGCGGCAGCGTGAAGTGGGGGATCCGCCAGCGCTCCAACTCGCGCGCCATGGGGCCGCCGGACGATGCGACCAGCGGCGTGCCGCCGGCCTGGTGCAGCGCCGCCGCCACGTCGATCGCGCCGCGTTCCGCGCCGCCGGTGACGAGCGCCGGCAGGACCTGGAGGACGACGGGCCGGCCCGGCGCGCGGCCCGCCTCATTCCTCCCGGTCTCATCCCGCCCGGCTTCCTCCCGCCCGGAGTTGTCGTGCGGCTCCGCCGTGTTAAAGTCGTGTGCCCCGCTCATGGATTCTTTCGATATGACCGATCTGAACGCTTCGCCCGAAAATACCCTGGCGCATGAAGGCGCCACCATAGCCTATCGCCGCACGGAAGGAAGCACTCCCGGCGTCATCTTCATGGGAGGATTCAAATCGGACATGACGGGCACCAAGGCGGTCGCCCTGGAAAGCCTCTGCAGCCGCCGCGGCACGGCGTTCGTCCGGTTCGACTACCAGGGCCACGGCACGTCGAGCGGCCGGTTCGAGGAAGGCTCGATCGGACTGTGGTCGCGTGACGCGCTCGCCGTGTTCGACCGGCTGACGGAGGGGCCGCAGGTCGTCGTCGGCTCCTCCATGGGCGGCTGGATGATGCTCCTGACGGCGCTCGCCCGGCCGGAGCGTGTCGCGGGCCTGGTCGGCATCGCCGCGGCGCCCGATTTCACCGAGGACCTGATCTGGTCCACCCTGGACGAGGGCGACCGCGCCACGCTGATGGAGACCGGCGCCTTGCTGAAGCCCTCCGACTACGGCGATCCCTATCCCTATACCCGCCGTCTGATCGAGGACGGCCGGGACCACCTGCTGCTGCGCGGGACCATCCCGCTGACCTGCCCGGTGCGCCTGCTCCACGGCATGCGCGACGCCGACGTGCCCTGGCGCACCAGCCAGCGCATCGCGGAGCGGCTGGCCGGCGACGACGTGAGGATCACCCTGGTGAAGGACGGCGATCACCGCCTGTCCCGCGACCAGGACATCGCGCTGTTGTGCCGCACCGTCGGCGAGTTGCTCGACGGGCTCAGGACCTCCTGATCGACCCCAGCGCCAGCAGCACCAGTCCCGGAGCCGCCAGCACCAGCGCCGCCGGCCACAGCAGGACGGTCAGCAGCCCGGGATCCCACAGCTCCGGCGCCAGATAGCGCTGCACCACCGCCTGCATCAGGTTCAGGCTGCCGGGATGCAGCCGGTACCACAGCTCGCCCGCGGCGGAGAGATGCAGGCCGCCGCCGGCTGCCGCCATCCCGCTCCACTGCCACAGATCCCAGCCCAACGCCGCGAGCCCCGCCAGCAGCAGGACCCCTCCGATCACTCTCAGGACGACCACCCGTTCCTCACCGCTTATTGACGCCGTGCCGGAACATGCGCCGCCACCCCGGGAGGCGCAACCGGACCCTTCTTCACTTTCTCGGGAGCCGATGTGAACGAAGCACTTGAATCCACCCCCGCCGTTGAGTATTTTCCGCGGCCTTGATGGAGGGGTGGCCGAGTGGTTGAAGGCGCACGCCTGGAAAGTGTGTATACCAGAAATGGTATCGCGGGTTCGAATCCCGCTCCCTCCGCCATGACCCCCAGCACCTTTTAACATACTGATTTATAAGGGTTCTGGAAGAGGCCAGCAGGGGACCGGGGTGACACGTTTCCCCCTTGCCTCTACCGCCTTCAGCGCCAGCGTTCTGCACTGGCGTTTAACCTAACTACCACTCACAGAAAAAGCCTGCCATGAACCCAAGGGAACCGGGGAACGTGGCAGGCCCTTTTTCCGTGTTTAGGGACCGTTGGAAGTGTTCTAATCGCGCTGCAAACTCAAACACATGGTTGCATTTAACGTCATCAATACAAAGGAGATGCGGATAGAGGCTGAACAATGATTTTATTATTCATTATTATTATCTTAGCGATACTGATTGCTATAACGGGTATTGCAGCAGTTGCTCGGGTTATGGGAGTAGCTTTTTACAGCCTGTTCGATTTTGTACCGGGCACCGTGATCGGCCCTGAGAACGGTGCGGACCGGCGCACCCACCAGCTGGTTGGCCGAGCTTCCATCTCCACCACCGACATACTCTCTCGCCGTCGTAGCACAGATCGGGAGCGCAGCACCTTCCGCCCGACCTTCAAAGGCGGAAGTGGCGGATGATCGTCCCGGCGAGGAGATCCTGCGCTTTGCCGGCAGCCCCGGGTGCCCGGGCGATGATCAGGTCATGGACAGGCAGGACCGGCAAACCATCGTCCTGCCCGAGGATCCTCATGGCATCGGTGACGCGGGCGCGGTCGAGGATGCCGACGGCGAAGCCGCCCTCGATCGCCGCCTCGATGGCGGCCGAGCCTGAGCTTGTCACAACCGTTCGCCACGAACGGCCGATCGCCGCCAAGGCATCGACCGCGGCGGCCCGGTAAGGGCAGCCGGAGCCGTGCAGAGCGAGGGGCACCGGGATATCCGCGGGGAGATGGAGTCCGGCGCCTGCGACCCATACCGGTTGCGTCGTGCCGAAAGCTGTGCCGCCGGGCTGGCGTGACTGGCCCGCGGGCTCCACCACGACGACGAGATCCAGGCTGCCGCGCTCCAGCCGGTTCGCAAGCTCGCCGCTCGAACCGGTCTCGACCTCGAGTTCGACAGCGGGATGTTCCGCCGAGAAGAGAGGCAGCGCGTCGCGCAGCAGCCTGTGGGCATATTCCTCGGAGACGCCGAACCGCAACCGCCCGGTGGCTGCGGATGCGTCGAAGCTCGCGACGATCCGGTCATGCGCCTGCAGGAACTCGACGGTCTGGATCAGCAGGCTCCGTCCGGCGGGGGTCAGCGTCACCCCCTGGTTGTCGCGGTCGAACAGGCGCCGGCCGGCAAGCTCCTCGAGGCGGCGAACATGCGTGCTGACGGCCGAGGGGCTGCGGTTGAGATGGAGCGAAGCCGCACGGAACTGCCGGAAACGGGCAATGGCGTGGAAGGTGCGAAGAAGCTCGATATCGAGGGGCGGCGGCATAGTTTAAGATTTTCGCATTACTGGTTGATATAGTTTCGTTTGATTGAACGACCCTGTCACCCGAATGTCAAGTCCATGACGGGAAGGAGCAAAGTCATGGGCAAGACGGTCATGGGCAAGACAGTCATGGGCACGGTAAACGCAGGAGGTACCGCAGGGCGTGGGGAAAACGCAGCGGGCCGCGCCGCTCCCTCGGCATTCGTGCTTTTCGGGCTGCAGGCGGCCATGGTCGTCGCCTGGAGCGCGGGTTTCATCGGCTACCGCTTTGCGGCTGAGCATGCGCCGACGTTCCTGGTCACGTTCTGGCGCTTCGCGCTGGCGGTTCCGCTCCTGCTGCCCTTCGCCTTGCCGGCTCTCCGCGCGGCGCCGCGGGCAGCAATGGGTCGTCAGGCGCTGATCGGTGTCTTTGCCATCTGCGGCTATCTGGCGCCGATCGCAAAATCCATCGAGTACGGAGTCCCGGTGGGGCTGGCCGCGCTGGCCGCCGACCTGCTACCCCTGGCGGTCGCGGGAATGTCGATGTTCCTGCCGGGACGGCGAACAGGCGGGCTGCAATGGGTGGGCGTCGGCATCGGTGCCCTTGGCGTCGTGACCGTGGCCGGCGAAAGCTTCCGGCTGGGTTCGGCACCGGTATGGGCTTATGGCTTGCCCGTGCTGGGCATGCTGTCGCTGGCTGTCGCAACGCTGATCCAGGAGAGGATCGGCGGAACCGACCTGTCCTTGCCGATTTCGGCAACGCTCTTCATCCAGGTCTGTGTCAGCGTGCCGGTCTTCGGCATCCTGGCTCTGCTCGAGGGCGGCATCGCACCCGTCGTGAGTCCGGCATTCGGATTGAGCCTCCTGTGGCTCGTGCTGATCCCGACGCTGGGGGGATATGGACTGTACTGGGCCTGTCTCCGCCTCGGTTCGGCCGAGAGCGCGAGCGGAGCGCTCTATCTCAGCCCACCAATAACGATGATCTGGGCGCATGCCGTGTTCGGTGAGCCCCTGTCCCTGACGATGGCCGTCGGCATGTGCCTCTCGCTGATCGGCTTGTTCTACATCAATCGCGAGGCAGGTCGCGGTGCCTCCAGGCAGGGCGCCTCAAGTTAGGCCGGAATCATCCCGACTGTTTCCGGGATGGCTTCGGCTTCCGACGGCAGGCGGCCGGATCACCGGATAACCGCAGGTCCCTACCAGGTCAGAGCCTGCACCTGCCTGATGACGCCGATGTCGTCCAGCTTCCGGTCGGCCTGGGCTTGGCTGAAGATCAGGAACAGTTGGTTGAGCCTGCTCGCCAGCGGGCCGGTGGTCGGGCGCGGAAAGGTCATGCCGGGGATGGCGTCGGCCAGCCTCTGCCGGATGTCGCGGATCTCCACGACCGCCTTGTCGTCCAGCCCTCCTTGAGCAGAGGCCGTCAGGCTAGCCGCCCTGACCAGATGTTCCGCCACTTCCCTGTCGTTCATGGGCCGATGGCAGGGAGCGGAAGGGAGGTCGGCGGAGACCGCTTCCGACTCCGTGGCCTCCTGGGGGGAGAGGAACTGAAGTAGAGGGCTGAGATGCGCCATGAGTATGTCGGCCGAACTGACAATAACTCCGGACCGCCCGTTGATTGACTGGAGTTTCGCGGCATGCTTCTCGATCAGGATGCGCGCCTTCGCCATCGAGCACGCAGCAACGGGTTTCGTGATATCTGTCACGACATAGACGGGAATATGCCTGATCGAAGAAAAGCCCACGATGACCCCCTCTTGTGTTGCGCGCCTACTGTGTCAAAGAACTTTTTACGAGAGATTAAAGACAACTCGAATGCAGATGGAGTCGAAGCGCCGCATGCCGACGCACCATCGCGCCGCGGCCGCGGCAAATAGCCCTTGACCTTCCCACGACTGGAAGGCCCATCCATATGGGCTTACAGGAGATCCGAGAGGTCAGCCATGGCTTACGCCGCAATCCGAACCGACAATTCACCCGACGCCGGGCAGGCGGAATTCGACCTGTCGATCGAGGGCATGACCTGCGCCTCGTGCGTGGGCCGTGTCGAGAAGGCGCTGCGCCGCGTGCCGGGCGTCACCGAGGCGTCGGTCAACCTGGCGACCGAGCGGGCGCACGTGGTCGGCAGCGGCCTCGACGGAAATACCCTGGTGGCCGCGGTGGACCGTACCGGTTTCCGGGCCGCCCCGATCGTCGCCGAGGAGGCGGGCGCCGGCATGAGGGCGGCGGACGAGGCGCGCGGGCGGTCCAGGCACGACCTGACGCGGGTGCTGATCGCCTCGGCCCTGTCGCTCCCGCTGGTCGCCGGCATGGTCGGCGACCTGGCCGGGCTCGACGTGATGCCGCCGGGCTGGCTGCAGTTCGTGCTGGCGACTCCCGTGCAGTTCTGGCTGGGCTGGCGGTTCTACGTCGCGGCCTTCAAGGCGGTGCGCGCGGGCGCCGGCAACATGGACCTGCTGGTCGCCATCGGCACCTCGGCCGCCTGGGGGCTCAGCACCTATCTGCTGCTGGACGAGTATCTGGCCGCCCCGGACCCGGCGGGCCACGGCGGCCACGCGCCGCACCTCTATTACGAGGCGTCGGCCGTGCTGATCACCTTCATCCTGCTAGGCAAGTGGCTGGAGAGCCGGGCCAAGGGCCAGACCGCCGCGGCGATCCGGGCGCTGATGGACCTGCGGCCCGACACCGCCCGCGTGCGCCGCGACGGCGTCGAGCGGGAAGTGGCGGTCGAGCGGGTCCGGGTTGGCGACATCGTGGTGGTCCGCCCCGGCGAGCGCATCCCGGTGGACGGAAGGGTACGCGAGGGCGAAGGCTCGGTCGACGAAAGCATGCTGACCGGCGAGAGCCTGCCGGTGGAGAAGGCGCCGGGCTCGGCGGTCACGGGCGGGTCGATCAACGTGGACGGCATGCTGGCGGTGGAGACCACGGCCGTCGGATCGGAGACCATGCTCGCCCGCATCGTCCGCATGGTCGAGGGCGCCCAGGCGTCCAAGGCGCCGATCCAGCGGACGGTGGACCGGGTCAGCGCCGTCTTCGTGCCGGTCGTGCTGGTGATCGCCGCCGTGACCTTCGCCGCCTGGTGGGCGCTCGGCGGCGACCTGGAGGCGGCGATCCTGACCGCCGTGTCGGTGCTGGTGATCGCCTGCCCCTGCGCGCTCGGTCTCGCCACCCCGACGGCGATCATGGTCGGCACCGGGTCCGCCGCGCGTCACGGCATCCTGATCAAGGACGCCGAGGCGCTGGAACGGGCCCATGCTGTCACCGTCGTCGCCTTCGACAAGACCGGCACCCTGACCGAGGGCAAGCCGCGGGTGACCGACCTGGTTCCCGCGTCGGGCGTCGATCGCGGCGACGTGCTGCGGCTGGCGGCCTCGCTGCAGCAGGGCAGCGAGCATCCGCTGGCCCGCGCCGTGCGCGACTTGGCCGATGCCGAGAGTGCGGCGCCAGTGCCGGCGACCGGCTTCAAGGCGCTCGCCGGGCGCGGCGTCTCGGGCCGGGCCGAGGGCCGCTCCCTGCTGCTGGGCACCCGCCGGCTGCTGGCCGAGACCGGGATTGCGCCGGGATCGCTGGCGGAGGCGGCGGACGCCCTGGAAGCGTCGGGCCGCACGGTGTCCTGGCTGGCCGAGGCGGCGCCGGAATCCCGCGTCCTGGGGCTGGTCGCGTTCGGCGACACGGTCAAGGCGGGCGCCCGGGAGGCCGTCGCGGCGCTGCATGCCCAAGGGATCGAGGCCGTGATGGTCACCGGCGACAGCGCCGGCGCGGCCGGCGCCGTGGCGCGGGAACTGGGGATCGACCGGGTCTTCGCCGAGGTGCTGCCCGGCGACAAGGCCGACGTGGTGGCCCGGCTGAAGGCGGAGGGGAAGACCGTCGCCATGGTCGGCGACGGCATCAACGACGCGCCGGCCCTGGCCTCGGCCGATGTCGGGATCGCCATGGCGACCGGCACCGACGTCGCCATGCACACTGCCGGCGTCACGCTGATGCGCGGCGATCCCGCCCTGGTGGCGGGTTCCCTCGACGTGTCCCGACGGACCTACGCCAAGATCCAGCAGGGGCTGTTCTGGGCCTTCGCCTACAATGTCGTCGGCATCCCGCTGGCGGCGCTGGGCTATCTCAGCCCCATCCTCGCCGGCGGCGCCATGGCGCTCAGCTCCGTCAGCGTCGTCGCCAACGCGCTGACCCTGCGGGGCTGGACGCCGAAGCAGGACGGAAGATGACTATGGGTATTCTGGTAGGTCGGCTTCGGCCGCAGGCCGACGCCGACACCATGGCCGGCGCGTTGATGAGCGGTGTCGGCGTTCGCCCTGGCGGGCGAAGGCCGACCTACGCATTGCTCACCGGAGCGCTAGATGCTGTAGTCGGGTTCCGGAAGGCTCTGGTCCATCGCCAGGGCCGCCGCCGGGCCGCTGCACCAGCCGACGACCTTGGCCGGCACGCCGACCACCGTGGCGCACTCGGGAACTTCCTTCAGCACCACGCTGCCGGCGCCGACCTTGGCGCCCCGGCCGATCACGATGTTGCCCAGGATCTTGGCGCCGGCCGACAGCAGCACGCCGTCGCGCACCTTGGGGTGCCGGTCGCCGTGCTCCTTGCCGGTGCCGCCCAGGGTCACCTCCTGGAGGATCGAGACGTTGTTGCCGATCTCCGCCGTCTCGCCGACGACCAGGCCGGTGCCGTGGTCGATGAAGACGCCGCGCCCGACCGGAACCGCCGGGTGGATGTCGATCGCGAACACCTCGGACACGCGGCTCTGCAGGAAATGGGCGAGGCTGTGGCGATTGTGGGTCCACAGCCAGTGGCCGATCCGGTGCCACTGGAGCGCGTGGAAGCCCTTGAAGTAGAGGAACGGCGTCAGATAGCTGTCGGCGGCCGGGTCGCGCTCCAGAATCGCGATCAGGTCGGCGGCGCCGGCATCCACGATGTCCGGGTCTTCCGACAGGGCCTCGTGCGCCAGCCGCTCCAGCCGCTCGGCCGGCATGTTGCGATCGCCCAGCTTGTGGGCGAGCAGCGCCGCCAGCGCGCCGGCATAGTCGTCGTGGAACAGGACGGCGCCATGGATGAAGCCGCGCAGGATCTCCTCCTCCGAGGAGATGCGGACCGCGTCGGCACGCAGAAGGCCCCAGACCATGTCGCTGGCGCGCGGGGCGGGGCGGGAAGCCGCTTCATCCCCTGGCGCGGCGAATTCAGGTACTGCAAACTGTACTTCACTCATGGACCCGTTGCTCCCAAGCGCGGCGATATCATGACGGGACCGCGCCGCGACGGCCGACATAGGAACGGAAAATAAGGTCTTCCGATCCTGACGCAATGTCGATCGTCACAGCCGATGGAAAAGTCGTTATACTTAATAAAGAGGATTGCCATGGCTGCCGGTTGCTGCAACGGCGGATGCTCCTCCACCAAGCCTCCGGTGGACAAGACCTATCGCCGCGTCCTGTGGACGGCCCTGGCGATCAATGCCGGGATGTTCCTGACCGAGCTGGCGGCGAGCGCCGCGGCCGATTCGGTCTCGCTTCTCGCCGATTCGGTCGATTTCCTGGCCGACGCGGCGAACTACGCGATCTCGCTGCTGGTGCTCGGCATGGCGCTCCGGTGGCGCGCCCGCGCCGCCCTGCTGAAAGGCGTGTCGCTGGGAGCGGTCGGGCTGTGGGTGGCGCTCCAGACCGCCTGGAACGCCTTCAACCAGACCGTCCCCGAAGCCGGGATCATGGGGGCCATCGGCGCGCTGGCGCTGGCGGCCAACATCGCCTGCGCGCTGCTGCTCTATTTCCACCGGGAGGGCGACAGCAACCGCCGCTCCGTCTGGATCTGCTCGCGGAACGACGCCATCGCCAACCTCGCCGTGATGGCCGCGGCCCTGGGCGTGTTCGGCACCGGCACCGGCTGGCCCGACATCGCCGTGGCCGCCATCATGGCGACGCTGGCGGTCTGGGGCGCCTCGCAGATCATCCGCCACGCCCGGGAGGAGCTGGCCGGCATCGCCCCGGCCATCCCGGCAGTGAAAATACACAACGTTCTGGCGGAATAAGTTCAATTCACAAAGACGATACCCAGCCGGCCGGCGTTCCTGTAGCTTGGCGGCCATGACCCACCGGGGACACGGAACCCCGCGGGCAGGCCAGAAGAGAGGAACCGCAAGCCATGAGCGCCACCGGCAAGACCCCCGGCTCACCAAAGCCCGACTCACCAAACCCCGGCGCCCCGCACCCCGAGACCCTGGTGCTGCATGCCGGATACCGGTCCGATCCGGCGACCGGCGCCGTCGCCGTGCCGATCTACCAGACCACGTCGTACCAGTTCGAGCACACCGAGCACGCCGCCAACCTGTTCGCCCTGAAGGAACTGGGCAACATCTACACCCGGATCATGAATCCGACGACCGACGTGCTGGAGAAGCGCATCGCGGCCCTGGAAGGCGGAGTGGCGGCCTTGGCGGTCAGCTCGGGCCAGGCCGCCTCGGCCCTGGCGGTGCAGAACCTGGCCCGGGCGGGCGACAACATCGTCAGCTCCACCAACCTGTACGGCGGGACCTGGAACCTGTTCGCCAATACCCTGAAGCAGCAGGGCATAGAGGTCCGGTTCGTCGATCCGGCCGACCCGGAGAATTTCCGCCGCGCCACCGACGAGCGCACCCGCGCCTACTATGCCGAGACGCTGCCCAACCCCAAGCTGACCGTGTTCCCGATCCGCGAGGTGGCCGACATCGGCCGGCCGCTGGGCATACCGCTGATCGTGGACAATACCGCTGCCCCGATCCTGGCCCGTCCGTTCGACCACGGCGCCGCCATCATCGTCTATTCGACCACCAAGTATATCGGCGGCCACGGCACCTCGATCGGCGGCATGATCGTGGACAGCGGCGGTTTCGACTGGGCGGCCAACCCGGAACGCCAGCCGCTGCTGAACCAGCCGGACCCCAGCTACCACGGCGCCGTCTGGGTCGAGGCGGTCAAGGGGATCGGCCCCGTCGCCTACATCATCAAGGCGCGCACCACCCTGCTGCGCGACCTCGGCTGCGCGCTCAGCCCGTTCAACGCCTTCCAGATCCTCCAGGGGCTGGAGACGCTGCCGCTCCGAATCCGGGAGCACAGCCGGAACGCGGCCTCAGTCGCCGACTATCTTTCCAAGCATCCCGCCGTGACCAAGGTGATCTACCCCGGCCTCCAGCAGGGGGACGAGCGCAGGTGCGCCGACGCCTACCTCAAGGGCGGATACGGCGGCCTGGTCGGTTTCGAGCTGCAGGGCGGCCGCGAGGCGGGCCGGCACTTCATCGACAGCCTCAAGCTGCTCTACCACGTCGCCAACATCGGCGACGCGCGCAGCTTGGCGATCCACCCCGCCAGCACCACGCACTCGCAATTGTCCATCGAGGAGCAGTTCGCGACCGGCGTCAGCGAAGGCTATGTCCGCCTGTCCATCGGCATCGAGCATATCGACGACATCATCGCCGACCTGGACCAGGCCCTGGGCGTGGCGAGCGGTCAGCATCGTTGACTACGTAATCTCTATTGATTTGGTCGTGATTAGCATGGATGATGGTCGGAGTTGAGAACGGATTAACGACGGAGGAGGCATGCCGATGGATGCGACGATCATTCCCCTGACGTCGCGCCGGAGCAGTCAACCGGGCGCGGAACCTGACTTCAACCCCGACCGCCATCTGGCCCTGGAGCCGCCGGCCTGGTCGCTCGACCTGTCCTCCCGCGAGGTTGCGGGACGGCGGCACCGGCCTTCGATCACGGCCCCATTCCGGGTGCTCAGCCGGGAAGGCATCGCCACGGCGGCGCGGCGCGGCGCCTCCGCCAGGTTCCTGGCCGGTCTGGCGCGGCATCCCGCCGTCGCCGACGCGGTCGGCGGACTGATGGGAGTTCCCGTGGTTCCCGCCCCGGTCCCGACGGGCCAAACCTGCGACCTGATCCTCAGCCTGACCGACGACGGCGCCTGGCCGGCGGGCTTCGGCATGCTCCAGCTTCCCGGCACGGTATTGCGCCAGACCGGCCGGATGCCGTCCGCCCATGCCCGCCTGACCTTCATCACGGAAGACGCCGAGATCAGCCTCCGCGACCTGGAAGCGGGCCTCGGCGACGCGGAACGGGCGCGGGTCGCCTGGATGCGCCACAAGGCGCTGGTGTCACACCGCAAGCTGGGACGGCTGCTGGACAGCCCCGATGCCGGATGCGACCGGCGGACCCTGGCCCACGACCTGTGGGACGCCCTGTCCGACGCGGAGCAGGCGCTGGAATCGCTGTCGTCGGAGTCGGAAGGGCTCGATATCTTCTACGCCAACTGAAACCGGCCGGGGAAACCCCCGGCCGTCCGGATATCATACCGCATTCAGAAGATTCTGACTCTTGAAGAGGCTGGCTAGGGCTGGTGAAAGGTTGCTACCGGGGCTTGCAGGAGCAGGCAGTTTGTGATTCGGTTTCACTGCGGTGATTTACGGAGGAACAGGATGGTGGCTGTTGCGATCCGGCGAGACATTGCGGCGGGCGACTTGCGACGGCAGGTTCGCCTGGAGCGGGACGGTCGGGTTGCCAGTCGGCTCCTGGCGCTGGCGGCGGTGCTCGATGGCGTCAGCCGTGAGCAGGCCGCTCGCCTCGGCGGAATGGATCGGCAGACCCTGCGGGACTGGGTTCACCGCTTCAACGAAGCGGGTGTGGAAGGCCTACGCGACCGTACCCGACCCGGTCGGCCTTGCCTACTGGCCGAGGAGTTGCTCCCGGAGTTGGCAGCCTTGATCGCCGACGGTCCGCAGATTGAGCGCGATGGTGTGGTGGAGTATCGCCTGTCGCATATCCGCGAGCTGTCCCGGCGTCATTTCGGCGCTGACTACAGTCAGGGCGGCATGCACGCTGTGCTGCGTCGGATGGGCTTTTCCTGGCTGAAGCCCCGGCCGATCCACCCCAGGACCGACCTGGCTGCCCAGGAGGCGTTTAAAAAAACTTTGCCCAGACGGTGGCGAGCATCCAGGATCAGCATCCCAACGCCGAGCGGGTGGAGGTCTGGTTCCAGGACGAGGCCAGGGTTGGCCAAAAAGGCTCGCTGACCCATCTGTGGGCACCAACTGGCACGCGGCCGAGGGCGGTGCGTGACCATCGCTTCAAGTCCGCCTACATCTTCGGCGCGGTGTGCCCGGAGCGGGATACCGGTGTGGCCCTGGTGGTTAGCCGAGCCAGCACCGAGGCGATGAACCTCATGCTCACCGAAATCAGCCAGGCAGTCGGCGACACGGCGCACGCCGCCGTGCTGATCGACGGAGCCGGCTGGCACAGCGCAAACGATCTCATGGTGCCGACCAACATCACCCTCGTCCCGTTGCCGCCCTACAGCCCAGAGCTCAATGCCATCGAGCGTCTGTGGCAGGTCATGCGAGACACCCTGCTCTCACACCGCCTGTTCACCGATCTCAACCACATCATCGAGGTCTGCTGCACAACCTGGAATGCTCTCCTTAACCAGCCAGGACGGATCCGATCCACATGCGGCTATGCCTGGGCGGCTCCGGTCAAAATTTCCTGAACTTGGTATCAGGCTTCAAAACCTCAAGCCTTGTGCCGCGCCCGGATCTGGGTGCGGTGCATCAGGCGGCGGTACCGGTTGTCGAAGCTGTCGCGGCGGTGCATGGTGACCCGGTTGTCCCACATCACCAAGTCGCCCTTCCGCCAGGAATGCGCCCAGGTGAACTCGGGCTTGGCCACATGGGCCCACAGCTCGTCCAGCAGGGCCTCGCCCTCCTCGATCGGCAGCCCGACGACGAAGGCGTTCAGCC contains:
- a CDS encoding cation transporter is translated as MAAGCCNGGCSSTKPPVDKTYRRVLWTALAINAGMFLTELAASAAADSVSLLADSVDFLADAANYAISLLVLGMALRWRARAALLKGVSLGAVGLWVALQTAWNAFNQTVPEAGIMGAIGALALAANIACALLLYFHREGDSNRRSVWICSRNDAIANLAVMAAALGVFGTGTGWPDIAVAAIMATLAVWGASQIIRHAREELAGIAPAIPAVKIHNVLAE
- a CDS encoding O-acetylhomoserine aminocarboxypropyltransferase/cysteine synthase family protein encodes the protein MSATGKTPGSPKPDSPNPGAPHPETLVLHAGYRSDPATGAVAVPIYQTTSYQFEHTEHAANLFALKELGNIYTRIMNPTTDVLEKRIAALEGGVAALAVSSGQAASALAVQNLARAGDNIVSSTNLYGGTWNLFANTLKQQGIEVRFVDPADPENFRRATDERTRAYYAETLPNPKLTVFPIREVADIGRPLGIPLIVDNTAAPILARPFDHGAAIIVYSTTKYIGGHGTSIGGMIVDSGGFDWAANPERQPLLNQPDPSYHGAVWVEAVKGIGPVAYIIKARTTLLRDLGCALSPFNAFQILQGLETLPLRIREHSRNAASVADYLSKHPAVTKVIYPGLQQGDERRCADAYLKGGYGGLVGFELQGGREAGRHFIDSLKLLYHVANIGDARSLAIHPASTTHSQLSIEEQFATGVSEGYVRLSIGIEHIDDIIADLDQALGVASGQHR
- a CDS encoding IS630 family transposase (programmed frameshift), yielding MVAVAIRRDIAAGDLRRQVRLERDGRVASRLLALAAVLDGVSREQAARLGGMDRQTLRDWVHRFNEAGVEGLRDRTRPGRPCLLAEELLPELAALIADGPQIERDGVVEYRLSHIRELSRRHFGADYSQGGMHAVLRRMGFSWLKPRPIHPRTDLAAQEAFKKTLPKTVASIQDQHPNAERVEVWFQDEARVGQKGSLTHLWAPTGTRPRAVRDHRFKSAYIFGAVCPERDTGVALVVSRASTEAMNLMLTEISQAVGDTAHAAVLIDGAGWHSANDLMVPTNITLVPLPPYSPELNAIERLWQVMRDTLLSHRLFTDLNHIIEVCCTTWNALLNQPGRIRSTCGYAWAAPVKIS